From Trichoderma atroviride chromosome 1, complete sequence, one genomic window encodes:
- a CDS encoding uncharacterized protein (EggNog:ENOG41) — protein sequence MAPSHSQSGQEAAAVPTPPLLDLTIDNITQNVVRINSQSGDARLNHLMERLVAHLHDFARETRLSTHEWMAAIQFLTQTGQICSDVRQV from the coding sequence atggcgcccTCTCACTCTCAGTCCGGCCAGGAGGCTGCAGCCGTCCCCACCCCTCCGCTGCTGGACCTGACCATTGACAACATCACCCAGAACGTGGTGCGAATCAACTCGCAGAGCGGCGATGCACGCCTCAACCATCTGATGGAGCGGCTGGTGGCCCATCTCCACGACTTTGCGCGCGAGACTCGCCTCAGCACACACGAGTGGATGGCCGCCATCCAGTTCCTCACCCAGACGGGCCAGATTTGCAGCGACGTTCGCCAGGTATGA
- a CDS encoding uncharacterized protein (EggNog:ENOG41): protein MSSSSFNGLVNGKMFPSFETLEPFIKAKEAEATNLNCFYCNDLQFVLNCRAPHRRTPLTIYRLQIQGRPDDYFVIIPIRYLLRHGWRPRNDQGLQDCRYCQFLHDTLNLFFVGPSMNWINDSMYGWDSVVMAHVRTGLPLVLHGQEVVRRDCRWMNLRAEIEVFCHDRSALSTRDFPSMYLALPEQEEIVDDRDFTRFMNLSAQNCRMFPDLTSGRHGIPSKLLHINWNAQEIKLQHSPRGLPIAPGAPEMLVYATLSHCWSETDPKFPRLLKANMRSWLRGIRINDLPLAVQDAVEVAYTNNIHYIWIESLCITQDDEMDCQVQKPRIGAYFRDSSITIVAASSASPSDSFLFPLRKDWITKKIEFTAPSGGTATIDLRRRYSRQPSPLDAIDESSYKSEVNSFRRVGPLYRHQRCYQEALLGTRVISFTSAAIDVHCRRHAHCTGRFTPRNQRTDVFGSLVCAYQDPAVVKKRRAKRAGTNCFDDMRYTAQSPEDTAMWLQAVMQYTARDMAVSPKDKLSGIAGLASMTSMCQQRSQYCSGLWMDNLHEALLWEVRLRPGQTSATRITFPFSHQKAPTYSWASVDAGVHYPEPWNGIFMSEATVKAACTVNEESGALNDVEGGYLKLRGRVMRCQVSQTLSGPTVGVKGKLSIAHFHMKGERGAINTKQVPFVADGSLLMIKNRKWSRNHSRNGAPCPNCSCCKTEKPKLVSEPISCSWRSVTYLARNHCDFRRKSPKHGQKKISGTAYVLCLGWRTKANFDPRLGSCEYNCFEGLVVTPSLRYLGAFERIGCIRNIPVEAYEECQDLTLTLV from the coding sequence ATGTCGTCTTCTAGCTTCAACGGTCTCGTCAACGGCAAGATGTTTCCTAGCTTCGAGACTCTTGAACCTTTCatcaaggcaaaggaggcagAAGCTACAAACCTAAATTGCTTCTACTGCAATGACCTTCAGTTCGTCCTCAACTGCAGAGCACCACACAGGAGAACGCCCCTCACCATCTACCGACTGCAAATCCAGGGAAGGCCCGACGATTATTTCGTCATCATTCCTATTCGatatcttcttcgccatggctggagaCCCAGAAATGACCAGGGGCTCCAGGATTGCCGCTATTGCCAGTTCCTTCATGACACCCTCAACCTTTTCTTTGTGGGGCCCTCTATGAACTGGATCAATGATTCCATGTACGGATGGGATAGCGTTGTCATGGCCCACGTCCGAACAGGCCTTCCGCTCGTCCTTCACGGCCAGGAAGTCGTCCGCCGTGACTGCAGGTGGATGAACCTGCGAGCCGAAATCGAAGTCTTTTGTCACGACCGGAGCGCATTATCAACCCGTGACTTCCCCAGCATGTATCTGGCATTGCCGGAACAGGAAGAAATTGTGGATGACCGAGATTTCACGAGATTTATGAATTTGAGTGCGCAAAACTGTCGGATGTTTCCCGACCTTACGAGCGGTCGTCATGGTATTCCCAGTAAACTGCTTCATATCAACTGGAACGCCCAGGAGATCAAACTACAGCACTCTCCCCGGGGGCTTCCAATCGCGCCAGGGGCGCCAGAAATGTTGGTGTATGCGACTCTGAGCCATTGTTGGTCAGAGACCGATCCAAAGTTCCCAAGACTTCTAAAGGCCAATATGCGGAGCTGGTTGCGTGGCATCCGCATTAACGACCTGCCGCTGGCCGTCCAGGATGCCGTTGAAGTCGCTTACACGAACAACATTCACTACATCTGGATAGAATCTCTCTGCATAACTCAggacgatgagatggattGTCAGGTCCAAAAGCCGCGTATTGGTGCTTATTTCAGAGACtcctccatcaccattgtggcggcttcttcagcctccCCCAGTGACTCCTTCTTGTTCCCTCTTAGGAAAGATTGGATCACAAAGAAGATTGAATTCACAGCCCCTTCTGGCGGCACTGCCACCATCGACCTGCGCAGGAGATATTCCCGCCAACCCTCTCCTCTCGACGCCATTGATGAATCGTCGTACAAATCCGAGGTCAATTCTTTCCGAAGAGTCGGGCCACTTTACCGTCATCAGCGCTGCTATCAGGAAGCTCTCCTGGGAACCCGGGTGATTAGCTTCACGTCGGCTGCAATAGATGTACACTGCCGGCGGCATGCGCATTGTACGGGGCGCTTCACTCCCAGGAATCAGAGGACCGAcgtctttggcagcttggtATGTGCATACCAAGATCCAGCAGTTGTCAAAAAACGGCGTGCCAAACGTGCTGGGACCAATTGTTTTGATGACATGCGATACACGGCTCAGAGCCCAGAGGATACTGCCATGTGGCTCCAGGCTGTGATGCAGTATACTGCGCGCGACATGGCCGTCAGCCCCAAAGACAAGTTATCGGGCATTGCTGGGCTGGCGAGCATGACGTCCATGTGTCAGCAGAGATCCCAGTATTGTTCAGGCCTTTGGATGGACAATCTGCATGAAGCGCTTCTGTGGGAGGTAAGATTGCGTCCGGGACAGACAAGTGCCACCAGAATCACGTTTCCATTTAGTCATCAAAAGGCGCCCACTTACTCCTGGGCCTCTGTCGACGCTGGGGTTCATTACCCGGAGCCGTGGAACGGCATCTTCATGTCCGAGGCCACGGTAAAGGCAGCTTGCACCGTCAACGAAGAGTCCGGCGCTTTGAACGACGTTGAGGGCGGTTATCTCAAGCTGCGAGGCCGCGTTATGAGGTGCCAAGTTAGCCAGACGCTCTCGGGGCCCACCGTCGGAGTAAAAGGCAAGCTGAGCATCGCTCACTTTCACATGAAGGGGGAAAGGGGTGCTATCAACACCAAACAGGTTCCCTTTGTCGCAGACGGCTCGCTCCTCATGATTAAGAATCGAAAATGGAGTCGAAACCACTCACGCAATGGGGCTCCTTGTCCAAACTGTTCCTGTTGCAAGACCGAGAAGCCCAAGCTGGTGTCCGAACCAATCTCGTGTTCCTGGCGCAGTGTTACCTACTTGGCTCGGAACCATTGCGACTTTCGCAGAAAATCGCCAAAACATGGCCAGAAAAAGATCTCTGGCACTGCCTACGTATTGTGTCTTGGATGGAGAACGAAGGCGAACTTTGATCCTCGTCTTGGCAGCTGCGAGTATAACTGTTTTGAGGGGCTGGTGGTGACGCCTTCGCTGCGGTATCTGGGAGCTTTTGAGCGCATTGGTTGCATCAGAAACATTCCCGTGGAGGCATATGAAGAGTGTCAGGATTTGACTCTTACTTTGGTGTAA
- a CDS encoding uncharacterized protein (EggNog:ENOG41) — protein MSDTPPGLYRERVDSPPRDVETVSFWLGTRSITGTGEVYNSRYRNVRRLTIQPKWFDKVATTALAIFPKFAQPRLQKWFPEWYLPRNIVLKTQKKNWENEFYAEIKYYKALESLQGIYIPKYLGATELNGVKSHVLSDVGGICVADIDEGSEDLAPAIEKLFRHTISAVAAMGHYQNDMRLDNFHLVGDKIVIVDLEQMGIFSPRYNLEAIIGFLVQKMTAIFSTYQQELRDGWQGDII, from the exons ATGTCTGACACTCCACCCGGACTGTATCGGGAGCGAGTAGACTCGCCTCCCAGAGATGTGGAAACAGTC TCCTTTTGGCTCGGCACGCGTTCGATCACAGGCACTGGAGAAGTCTACAACTCCAGGTATCGCAACGTTCGCCGGCTGACGATTCAGCCTAAATGGTTCGACAAAGTTGCCACTAcagccttggccatctttCCCAAGTTCGCACAGCCTCGTCTGCAGAAGTGGTTCCCGGAGTGGTACCTCCCTCGCAATATCGTGCTGAAGACGCAAAAGAAGAACTGGGAAAATGAATTCTACGCTGAGATCAAGTACTACAAGGCCCTGGAATCCCTACAAGGCATCTACATCCCAAAGTACCTTGGAGCCACCGAGTTAAACGGCGTCAAGAGCCACGTCTTGTCCGATGTTGGCGGCATCTGCGTGGCCGACATTGATGAGGGCAGCGAAGATCTTGCTCCTGCTATCGAGAAGTTGTTCCGCCACACAATCTCTGCTGTGGCCGCCATGGGCCACTACCAGAACGACATGAGGCTTGACAATTTCCATCTCGTGGGCGATAAAATAGTCATTGTGGACTTGGAGCAAATGGGCATATTTTCGCCCCGGTACAACTTGGAAGCAATCATTGGCTTTCTTGtgcagaagatgacggccatcttctccacgtACCAACAGGAACTGCGGGATGGATGGCAGGGTGATATTATTTGA
- a CDS encoding uncharacterized protein (EggNog:ENOG41) — MCRDRTLFIRGDQYETSDVVFGVKTSLVVDLDKVDKETAIKYGVPEGAWLLRHNFVLASTRETEDLRDKNAMEAMERLGLKSKLIDHLPVPDLD; from the coding sequence ATGTGCCGTGATAGGACCCTGTTTATCCGCGGTGACCAGTACGAGACATCCGACGTCGTCTTTGGCGTCAAGACGAGCCTGGTGGTCGACTTGGACAAGGTCGACAAGGAGACGGCCATCAAATATGGAGTGCCCGAGGGCGCCTGGTTGCTCAGGCACAACTTTGTCTTGGCCAGCACAAGAGAGACTGAGGACCTGAGAGACAAGAATGCCATGGAAGCGATGGAAAGATTGGGGCTGAAGAGCAAGCTCATTGACCACCTGCCTGTACCTGATTTAGATTAA
- a CDS encoding uncharacterized protein (EggNog:ENOG41~CAZy:GH128~SECRETED:SignalP(1-19)), producing the protein MVSKYLIGAGALLSPLVSATSSAKRGLIFIPNSTTLQDNSIWVQTGSDLTWYYNYGNLPSSDYTHIPQSKFEFVPMMWGVGPNPSQDTAFHDSVVNLINTGTPISHVLSFNEPDAPSAWGGSDVTPANAALAWIANFVPLQKLGVKLGIPAVTGAPTGFDWTEQFLANCTSILQTQCPYDFIPLHWYDNLGGLQSHINQYATAFPGKKIWVTEYADPNQDLATTQQFFNQSASYMDGLASLERYSYFGAFRSNVSNVGPNATFLNNAGRLTDIGSLYLGFGLTGVVPTSNN; encoded by the exons ATGGTTAGCAAATATCTCATCGGTGCTGGTGCACTGCTCTCACCTCTTGTGTCTGCCACGTCCTCGGCAAAGCGCggtctcatcttcatccccaaCTCAACCACTCTTCAAGACAACTCCATCTGGGTCCAGACAGGCTCAGATCTCACCTGGTACTACAACTATGGCAACCTGCCCAGCTCGGACTATACACACATCCCGCAGTCCAAATTCGAGTTTGTGCCCATGATGTGGGGAGTCGGGCCAAACCCTTCTCAAGACACTGCTTTCCACGACAGCGTCGTCAATCTGATCAACACCGGCACGCCCATCTCTCACGTGCTGTCTTTCAACGAACCCGATGCCCCTTCTGCTTGGGGCGGTAGCGATGTCACGCCCGCCAACGCCGCCCTGGCTTGGATCGCCAACTTTGTTCCTCTGCAGAAGCTCGGAGTCAAGTTGGGAATCCCTGCTGTGACCGGTGCCCCCACTGGATTCGACTGGACGGAGCAGTTCCTGGCAAACTGCACCAGCATCCTCCAGACGCAGTGCCCGTACGACTTTATCCCTCTGCATTGGTACGACAACTTGGGGGGACTGCAGAGCCACATTAACCAATATGCCACTGC ATTCCCCGGCAAGAAAATCTGGGTCACCGAATACGCCGACCCCAACCAAGACCTCGCCACCACGCAGCAATTCTTCAACCAGAGCGCAAGCTACATGGACGGCCTCGCCTCCCTCGAGCGCTACAGCTACTTTGGCGCCTTCCGATCCAACGTGAGCAACGTCGGGCCAAACGCCACCTTTCTGAACAACGCCGGCCGCCTGACCGACATTGGATCGTTGTATCTCGGATTTGGCCTGACCGGCGTCGTGCCCACGTCTAATAACTAG
- a CDS encoding uncharacterized protein (EggNog:ENOG41) — MLVDSIDHPKPPNCTEGSVLGPFHTHDAPHLPIGSSMSSDAAGEPMLALCTVRDSSNRPVQGVKVDIWETDSSGHYDVQYSTREAPSERCIMTSDVDGSFWFKAIRPVSYPIPDDGPVGKLLGRLKRHPWRPAHMHFMFEKPGLDHLIT, encoded by the coding sequence ATGCTGGTTGACTCCATTGATCATCCCAAGCCACCAAATTGCACAGAGGGCTCCGTACTGGGGCCTTTCCACACCCACGATGCACCGCATCTGCCCATCGGCTCATCCATGAGCTCAGACGCCGCGGGAGAGCCCATGCTCGCACTATGCACTGTCCGCGACTCTTCCAACAGGCCAGTTCAAGGCGTAAAGGTCGACATCTGGGAGACAGACTCCTCAGGCCACTATGATGTGCAGTATTCCACCAGAGAGGCGCCAAGCGAGCGCTGCATCATGACCAGCGACGTGGACGGCAGCTTCTGGTTCAAGGCCATCAGGCCTGTAAGCTACCCCATCCCGGACGACGGCCCGGTGGGCAAGCTGTTGGGGCGACTCAAGCGCCATCCATGGCGGCCAGCCCATATGCACTTCATGTTTGAGAAGCCGGGCCTGGATCATCTGATAACGTAG